One region of Deltaproteobacteria bacterium genomic DNA includes:
- a CDS encoding 3-hydroxybutyryl-CoA dehydratase — protein MKPMETIDLTALMEKTEAEGNGRTVVWQDSESIAFLSSGRKRRMDFHVDPSDEVTLVLKGEQRLHCLTGDGEEKVVTMGAGQMTLCPGGVPHSPRVDPGTWFLVFERVRKPGEQDRFMWFCESCGKKVYEVDVTVGNYSDDPVGQVHREFYGDDKLRTCGDCGSVVPKPE, from the coding sequence ATGAAGCCAATGGAGACCATCGATCTCACGGCTCTGATGGAGAAGACCGAAGCCGAGGGCAACGGCCGCACGGTGGTGTGGCAGGACTCGGAGTCCATCGCGTTCCTGAGCAGCGGGCGCAAGCGCCGCATGGACTTCCACGTGGACCCGAGCGACGAGGTGACGCTGGTGCTGAAAGGTGAACAGCGCCTCCATTGCCTCACCGGTGACGGCGAGGAAAAGGTCGTGACCATGGGTGCGGGGCAGATGACCCTGTGTCCGGGCGGCGTGCCGCATTCGCCGCGCGTCGACCCGGGGACTTGGTTCCTCGTTTTCGAGCGGGTGCGCAAGCCGGGCGAGCAGGACCGGTTCATGTGGTTCTGCGAGAGCTGCGGCAAGAAGGTGTACGAGGTGGACGTCACCGTGGGGAACTACAGCGACGACCCCGTGGGGCAGGTTCACCGGGAGTTCTACGGAGACGACAAGCTTCGTACCTGCGGTGACTGCGGCAGCGTCGTTCCCAAGCCGGAGTAG
- a CDS encoding ImmA/IrrE family metallo-endopeptidase, with the protein MSAETKGRAHPVLEAARRLLDDCAIERAPVDLVRLARHVGIGRIRELDIRLDGQLLEHGDGDYEVILSRNAPHTRRRFTLAHEIGHILVADHENGSMSCGDGPTEELCNRVAAELLMPDRFVHAAITADMDVSGFRRLATQFQCSLEATGWRVLNLGKITGALLVWRQQDGGGLELTAAPRTFGFDLPFDPGHVLEGNLPFVRQLAQRSDGPLTYTHPASGKLYRGDYVHLNKVLLMFFKTAGAAVSNRRRRAAAAPEQRELFGPREVGE; encoded by the coding sequence ATGAGCGCCGAGACCAAAGGCCGGGCGCACCCTGTCCTGGAGGCGGCCCGCCGGCTTCTCGATGACTGCGCCATCGAGCGCGCGCCGGTGGACTTGGTGCGCCTGGCGCGGCACGTGGGCATCGGACGCATACGCGAACTGGACATTCGACTGGACGGCCAACTCCTGGAACACGGGGACGGCGACTACGAGGTCATCCTCAGCCGCAACGCGCCCCATACGCGCCGGCGCTTCACCCTGGCCCACGAAATCGGCCACATTCTCGTTGCCGATCACGAGAACGGCTCCATGAGCTGCGGCGACGGCCCCACCGAGGAGCTGTGCAACCGGGTGGCGGCGGAGTTGCTCATGCCCGACCGTTTCGTGCACGCGGCGATCACGGCGGACATGGACGTGTCGGGCTTCCGGCGATTGGCCACTCAGTTCCAGTGCTCCTTGGAGGCCACTGGCTGGCGCGTGCTCAATCTGGGGAAGATCACGGGCGCGTTGCTGGTCTGGCGGCAGCAGGACGGCGGCGGCCTGGAGTTGACCGCCGCGCCGCGCACGTTCGGCTTCGACCTTCCGTTCGACCCCGGCCATGTCCTTGAAGGCAACCTGCCGTTCGTGCGACAGTTGGCGCAACGAAGCGACGGGCCGCTCACCTACACGCATCCGGCGAGCGGGAAGCTCTACCGTGGCGACTATGTCCATTTGAACAAGGTGCTGTTGATGTTCTTCAAGACAGCAGGGGCCGCCGTCTCGAACCGCCGGCGGCGGGCGGCCGCGGCACCGGAGCAACGCGAGTTGTTCGGCCCGCGGGAGGTGGGTGAGTAG